One window from the genome of Gadus macrocephalus chromosome 7, ASM3116895v1 encodes:
- the si:ch73-261i21.5 gene encoding zona pellucida-like domain-containing protein 1 yields the protein MRLTLFLYQVAMLVFVNAQQDCFMHPTFRGPTNADIEVSCGTQQMAMKMLLCPVYFCGYNESLMSLNGEHDKEYCKGVADWTVDPPVLRFNFSITEEEITVCSNKLTVTEEMGNGVFSDFSSLQYINISGQIKSQDPIVGTVAYREEMMYMFSCRYPLQYLVSNSTDMSVAGASLSMNEESGSFSSTLRMALFSDNAYSSALRIPQGGLKLKTRIFVQVAASNLSNRFNVVLDRCYASTTFFSVDSITHDLFVGCNKDGQTIIAINGMDQNARFSFEAFRFVQQRTSATFYLHCSTRLCERSSCPALVENCSISTAFRRRRSEGGGGWSKRVSDAATVSSGPITTRMDTGEEDEDDEDSTQQSKKKVMLGVVIAAGILVTIFLSLVAFITCVVCNSERWFSKPVLYRLE from the exons ATGCGGCTTACCTTGTTCCTGTATCAGGTTGCCATGCTAGTCTTCGTGAACGCACAGCAGGACTGCTTCATGCACCCCACGTTCAGAGGGCCAA CTAATGCGGACATCGAAGTGTCATGTGGTACGCAGCAGATGGCCATGAAGATGCTGCTGTGTCCCGTCTACTTCTGTGGATACAACGAGTCTCTAATGTCCCTCAACGGGGAGCACGACAAAGAGTACTGCAAGGGCGTCGCAGACTGGACCGTTGACCCCCCCGTGCTCAGGTTCAACTTCTCCATCACCGAGGAGGAGATCACGGTGTGCTCAAATAAGCTGACG gtgacAGAGGAGATGGGGAACGGGGTGTTCTCTGACTTCTCCAGTCTGCAGTACATCAACATCTCCGGCCAGATCAAGTCCCAGGACCCAATCGTAGGAACTGTGGCCTACCGTGAGGAGATGATGTACATGTTCTCCTGCCGCTACCCGCTGCAGTACCTGGTCTCCAACAGCACAGACATGAGCGT CGCAGGAGCCAGCCTGTCCATGAATGAGGAAAGCGGCAGCTTCAGTAGCACGCTCAGGATGGCTTTGTTCTcg GACAATGCCTATTCCTCCGCTCTCAGGATCCCTCAAGGAGGACTCAAGCTGAAGACCAGGATCTTTGTCCAGGTGGCCGCCAGCAACCTGAGCAACAG ATTCAACGTTGTACTGGACAGGTGCTACGCCTCGACCACTTTCTTCTCCGTCGACAGCATCACACATGACCTCTTTGTTGG gtGCAATAAGGACGGCCAGACGATCATCGCCATCAACGGGATGGATCAGAACGCCCGTTTCTCCTTCGAGGCGTTCCGCTTCGTCCAGCAGAGGACCAGCGCCACCTTTTACCTGCACTGCTCCACCCGGCTCTGCGAGCGCTCCAGCTGCCCCGCCCTGGTGGAG AACTGTTCCATCTCGACGGCGTTCAGAAGGCGGCGCAGCGAGGGCGGTGGCGGCTGGAGCAAGAGGGTTAGCGACGCGGCCACCGTCAGCTCGGGGCCCATCACCACCCGCATGGACACTGgtgaggaggatgaagatgatgaggatTCTACTCAGCAGAGCAAGAAGAAAGTCATGCTAGGGGTTGTCATAGCAGCAGGGATCCTAGtcaccatcttcctctctctagtGGCTTTCATCACTTGTGTCGTCTGTAACTCCGAAAGATGGTTCAGTAAACCAGTTCTCTACCGactggagtga